A genomic segment from Triticum dicoccoides isolate Atlit2015 ecotype Zavitan chromosome 1A, WEW_v2.0, whole genome shotgun sequence encodes:
- the LOC119355022 gene encoding uncharacterized protein LOC119355022: MGGGDEMDARTGRGGGEPTTGAEGMEGDEIGSDRRPQQPRGQTSVTTWTEIDEAGGHAARRRAASVDRPVGKRFVFTQNTLPFGVINPRSEVICKEKNTARNRPRTPLPLSHELLAANTTRAAGFRRAPTPRSTPPRPPRSAPPSPPSRFSVPVLYRPLATKPPWLGFRAGLRRRVSGGPRCRWSTPWEFPIHHGHRRQVLLHGDVKDAKDLQLLKLICVCFMYMLMLLMLLDFGMHPHSNFLGMLAFRLSLVTRWYISVSTLEMNIIRQNTEIIPFKVNDTA, translated from the exons ATGGGCGGAGGCGACGAAATGGACGCGCGCACGGGGCGGGGCGGGGGCGAGCCGACAACCGGCGCCGAAGGAATGGAGGGAGACGAGATCGGATCTGATCGGCGGCCGCAACAACCACGCGGACAAACAAGCGTCACCACTTGGACTGAGATTGATGAGGCCGGCGGGCACGCGGCCAGACGCAGAGCGGCGTCCGTCGACCGACCCGTCG GAAAACGCTTCGTTTTTACACAAAACACCCTACCGTTTGGAGTAATCAACCCGCGATCCGAGGTGATTTGTAAAGAAAAAAACACGGCCAGAAACAGACCACGaactcctctccctctctcccacgAACTCCTCGCCGCCAACACCACCCGCGCCGCCGgcttccggcgagctccgacgCCGCGCAGCACGCCCCCAAGGCCCCCACGGtccgcgcctccctcccctccgtcCAGATTCTCCGTTCCCGTCCTCTACCGTCCGCTCGCAACCAAACccccgtggctagggtttcgggctggGCTTCGCCGGCGCGTCTCCGGCGGCCCCAG ATGCAGATGGAGCACGCCATGGGAGTTCCCCATCCACCACGGTCACCGCCGGCAAGTGCTTCTTCACGGAGATGTGAAGGACGCCAAGGACCTGCAGCTACTCAAG CTCATTTGTGTGTGCTTCATGTATATGCTCATGCTTTTGATGCTGCTGGACTTTGGAATGCATCCGCACAGTAACTTTCTGG GTATGCTTGCATTCAGGTTGTCATTAGTTACGAGATGGTACATCAGTGTCTCCACTCTAGAGATGAATATAATACGCCAAAA CACAGAAATTATTCCGTTCAAAGTGAATGACACGGCGTAA